From a region of the Oryza sativa Japonica Group chromosome 6, ASM3414082v1 genome:
- the LOC9266253 gene encoding UDP-glycosyltransferase CGT-like gives MPSSGDAAGRRPHVVLIPSAGMGHLVPFGRLAVALSSGHGCDVSLVTVLPTVSTAESKHLDALFDAFPAVRRLDFELAPFDASEFPSADPFFLRFEAMRRSAPLLGPLLTGAGASALATDIALTSVVIPVAKEQGLPCHILFTASAAMLSLCAYFPTYLDANAGDGGGVGDVDIPGVYRIPKASIPQALHDPNHLFTRQFVANGRSLTSAAGILVNTFDALEPEAVAALQQGKVASGFPPVFAVGPLLPASNQAKDPQANYMEWLDAQPARSVVYVSFGSRKAISGEQLRELAAGLETSGHRFLWVVKSTVVDRDDAAELGELLGEGFLKRVEKRGLVTKAWVDQEEVLKHESVALFVSHCGWNSVTEAAASGVPVLALPRFGDQRVNSGVVARAGLGVWADTWSWEGEAGVIGAEEISEKVKAAMADEALRRKAASLAKAAAKAVAGGGSSHRCLVEFARLCQGGTCRTN, from the coding sequence ATGCCGAGCtctggcgacgcggcgggcaggcggccgCATGTGGTGCTCATCCCGAGCGCCGGCATGGGCCACCTCGTCCCCTTCGGCCGCCTCGCCGTGGCGCTCTCCTCCGGCCACGGCTGCGACGTCTCCCTCGTCACGGTGCTCCCCACGGTGTCCACCGCGGAGTCGAAGCACCTCGACGCGCTGTTCGACGCGTTcccggcggtgcggcggctcgacttcgagctcgcgccgttcGACGCGTCGGAGTTCCCCAGCGCCGACCCGTTCTTCCTCCGGTTCGAGGCCatgcggcggtcggcgccgctGCTCGGCCCGctcctcaccggcgccggcgcatcGGCGCTCGCCACGGACATCGCGCTGACATCCGTCGTCATACCCGTGGCGAAGGAGCAGGGCCTCCCGTGCCACATCCTcttcaccgcctccgccgcgatgCTCTCCCTCTGCGCCTACTTCCCCACATACCTCGACGCCAacgctggcgacggcggcggcgtcggcgacgtcgACATCCCCGGCGTGTACCGCATCCCCAAGGCCTCCATCCCGCAGGCGCTGCACGATCCCAACCACCTCTTCACCCGCCAGTTCGTCGCCAACGGCCGGAGCCTCACGAGCGCCGCCGGCATCctcgtcaacacgttcgacgcCTTGGAGCCGGAGGCCGTCGCGGCCCTGCAGCAGGGCAAGGTCGCCTCCGGCTTCCCGCCGGTGTTCGCCGTGGGGCCACTTCTCCCGGCGAGCAACCAGGCAAAAGATCCGCAGGCAAACTACATGGAGTGGCTCGACGCGCAGCCGGCGCGGTCGGTGGTGTACGTGAGCTTCGGCAGCCGCAAGGCCATCTCAGGGGAGCAGCTcagggagctcgccgccgggctGGAGACCAGCGGCCACAGGTTCCTGTGGGTGGTGAAGAGCACCGTCGTGGACAGGGACGacgccgccgagctcggcgaGCTGCTCGGCGAGGGGTTCTTGAAGCGGGTGGAGAAGCGAGGCCTCGTCACCAAGGCATGGGTGGATCAGGAAGAGGTCCTGAAGCACGAGTCCGTGGCGCTGTTCGTGAGCCACTGCGGCTGGAACTcggtgacggaggcggcggcgagcggcgtccCGGTGCTGGCGCTGCCGAGGTTCGGCGACCAGCGGGTGAACTCCGGCGTGGTGGCGCGCGCCGGGCTCGGCGTGTGGGCGGACACCTGGAGCTGGGAGGGGGAAGCCGGGGTGATCGGCGCAGAGGAGATATCGGAGAaggtgaaggcggcgatggcggacgaGGCGTTGCGTAGGAAGGCGGCGAGCCTCGCCAAGGCCGCCGCgaaggccgtcgccggcggtggatCGAGCCACCGTTGTCTGGTCGAGTTCGCGCGGCTGTGCCAAGGGGGAACATGTCGCACTAATTGA
- the LOC4340783 gene encoding leucine-rich repeat receptor-like serine/threonine/tyrosine-protein kinase SOBIR1, producing MAFAATKPSKSPLLILLVSGVAFLLLASAAECYGGGRHDVTRSAVARRSGVGSRRQYVRHRLTGGAVDVPHRYMLAEKGSNSTRANHTSPAASNSTPSATTTEAPAAGKHHRSHKHRVRNWIIGFVVGSLAGVVSGLAMSVLFRMALNCVRGGYRSKSDTVIFIPKLIKSKEHLAFLEKDQDGLASLAVIGRGGCGEVYKAQLPPEREGDAPRFIAIKKIKKRSGDGSGGQNNNLSDEESRQLDKWTRQIQSEIRTVGHIRHRNLLPLAAHVPRPDCHYLVYEFMKNGSLHNALKATTTDTTTNDYNDNNSGEHPPPSPALPWPARLRIAVGIAAGLEYLHVSQRPQIIHRDLKPANILLDDDMEARIADFGLAKAMPDAHTHMTTSNVAGTLGYIAPEYHQTLKFTAKCDVYSFGVILAVLGTGKEPTDKFFAQQVVDDVGIVRWLRRVMQEGDPAAQAGVIDAAIAGAGHDEQILLVLRIAVFCTADDPKDRPTAKDVRCMLSQIKN from the coding sequence ATGGCGTTCGCGGCGACCAAGCCGAGCAAGTCTCCCCTTCTCATCCTCCTCGTCTCCGGCGTCGCGTTCCtgctcctcgcctccgccgccgagtgctacggcggcggccgccacgaTGTGACGCGGTCGGCCGTGGCGCGGCGCTCCGGCGTCGGGAGCCGGCGGCAGTACGTGCGCCACCGCCTGAccggcggcgccgtggacgTTCCGCACAGGTACATGCTCGCCGAGAAGGGCAGCAACTCGACTCGCGCTAACcacacctcgccggcggcgtcgaacTCGACGCcgtcagcgacgacgacggaggcgccggcggcggggaagcaCCACCGCAGCCACAAGCACCGGGTGCGGAACTGGATCATCGGGTTCGTGGTCGGGtccctcgccggcgtcgtctcCGGGCTGGCGATGTCGGTGCTGTTCCGGATGGCGCTCAACTGCGTTCGGGGGGGGTACCGGAGCAAGTCCGACACGGTGATCTTCATCCCGAAGCTGATCAAGAGCAAGGAGCACCTGGCGTTCCTGGAGAAGGACCAGGACGGGCTGGCGTCGCTCGCCGTGAtcgggcgcggcggctgcggcgaggtGTACAAGGCGCAGCTCCCGCCGGAGCGGGAAGGCGACGCGCCGCGGTTCATCGCCATCAAGAAGATCAAGAAGCGCTCCGGCGACGGCTCCGGCGGCCAGAACAACAACCTGAGCGACGAGGAGAGCCGGCAGCTTGACAAGTGGACGCGGCAGATCCAGTCGGAGATCCGCACCGTGGGCCACATCCGCCACCGCAACCTCCTCCCGCTCGCCGCCCACGTCCCGCGCCCCGACTGCCACTACCTCGTCTACGAGTTCATGAAGAACGGCAGCCTCCACAACGCGCTCAaggccaccaccaccgacaCCACGACGAACGACTACAACGACAACAACAGCGGCGagcatccgccgccgtcgccggcgctgccgtGGCCGGCGCGGCTGCGGATCGCGGTGGGGATCGCGGCGGGGCTGGAGTACCTGCACGTGTCGCAGCGGCCGCAGATCATCCACCGCGACCTGAAGCCGGCGAACATCCTCCTGGACGACGACATGGAGGCGCGGATCGCCGACTTCGGCCTCGCCAAGGCGATGCCCGACGCGCACACCCACATGACGACCTCGAACGTGGCCGGGACGCTGGGGTACATCGCGCCGGAGTACCACCAGACTCTCAAGTTCACGGCCAAGtgcgacgtgtacagcttcggcgtcATCCTGGCGGTGCTGGGCACCGGGAAGGAGCCGACGGACAAGTTCTTCGCGCAGCAGGTGGTGGACGACGTCGGGATCGTGCGGTGGCTGCGGCGGGTGATGCAGGAAGGGGACCCCGCCGCGCAGGCCGGGGTCAtcgacgccgccatcgccggcgcggGCCACGACGAGCAgatcctcctcgtcctccgcaTCGCCGTGTTCTGCACCGCCGACGACCCCAAGGACCGCCCCACCGCCAAGGACGTCCGCTGCATGCTCTCCCAGATCAAGAACTAG